Within the Actinomycetota bacterium genome, the region ATGGCGTCAAAACGGCCGCTGGTAATCGGGATATTCGCTAGATCGCTCATTTGACGGCCTCACTTTTGGAGCCGCCTGTATCCAGTTCCTCTTCCTTGCACCTGCGGATCTCTGCGATAAGCGCCGGCACGACTTCAAAAAGGTCGCCGACGATTCCCAGGTCGGCGATGTCGAAGATCGGGGCGGTGGGGTCGTTGTTGATGGCGACTATCATGTCGGAATGCTGCATGCCCGCCAGGTGCTGGATCGCGCCTGAGATGCCCACGGCGATATAGAGTACCGGCCGCACCGTCTGGCCGGTCTGGCCTACCTGGCGCCGGGCTGAGACCCAGCCGGCGTCGACTGCGGCGCGAGAGGCACCGACCACGCCGCCGAGTTCGAGGGCCAGCTCGTCAAGCAGGGCGAAATTCTGGCTCTTGCGCAGGCCGCGGCCGCCGGAAATGATTACGTGGGCACCCTGGAAAGAGACCTCCTCCTCTATGGTGGGAAGGAACTGCAGCTGCCGCACTGGCTGTTCGTCCGCCAGCTCCGGTATGAATTTTATGGTCTCGCCAGTAGCACCGGCTTCAGCCTCGGACAGCGGGAAGACACCCGGGCGGACGGTCGCCATCTGGGGCCGGTGTGCCGGCGAGATGATTGTCGCCATGATGTTGCCGCCGAATGCGGGACGGGTCTGGCGGAGCAGTTTTGTCTCGGGATCGATCTCCAGGGCCGTACAGTCCGCCGTCAGGCCTGTCTCGAGGTCAGTGGCGACCGCTGAAGCCAGGTCACGTCCGCGAGTTGTGGCTCCAAGAAGGATAACCTCTGGCGAATGTTCGCGGACGAGCGCTGCCAGCGTCTTGCAGTGTGGTTCGGTGGTAAATGGCGACAGTGCCGGATGGTCAGCCAGGTAGACTGCGGCGGCGCCGTGGGAGAAGGCATCTCGGGCGAGCTGCTCGCCGCCGCTACCGTCGTCTGTCAGTTCGCTACCGTCGCCCATGAGCACAGCGGCCGGCCGGGTGCCGAGGTCGGCGGCCAGCGAACGGGCGACGCCCATGAGTTCCCAGGAGACCCGGGCTGCACCGGCGCCCTCATGTTCGATGACTACCCAGACTTCGCCGGGTACCCTGTTGGCATCAGCTTTCGAACCTGCCACTGGAGCCGCTTTCCTCACACGCTTTTTGTCAGTATCTTTTGCGGATCTATTCCCGCCTGTATCCTTCCCCGCCATCAGTCGCTCCTGCATATCTTGAGCCCGTGTTTCCTCAGGCGGTCCAGTACAGCTGCCGCCGCCTCGGCGGACGAGCTTTCAGCGGTGTCGAATACTTCTCCCCGTTCCCTCATCGGGGGAGCGAAGATCTTGTTCACCCGCGTCGGTGAGCCCTTGAGGCCCAGCCTGGCGCGGTCTACCTCGATGTCGTCGACGCCCCAGACTTCCACCGGCTTCTCCGCGGCAGCGATGAGGCTGGGCAGCGATGCATAGCGGATCTGGTTGCAGACTTCGGTGATGGTGAGCGCCGCCGGCAGCTTTGCCTCCAGCAGTTCGCGGCCGCTTTCCAGCTGGCGCCAGGCTCTGATGACCCCGGCGTCCAGGTCGAGGGTGTCGAGGCCGCAGATATAGGTCACCTGGCTCATTCCCAGGCGGTGTGCCAGCCCGGGCCCGACCTGGCCGGTATCACCGTCGATTGACTGCTTGCCGCAGATGACCAGGTCGACCGGCTCCGCTTCAGCTATGCGGCGGATGGCAGCGGCCAGCGCGTGGGTAGTGGCCAGGGTGTCAGCGCCGGCAAAGGCGCGGTCGGAGAGCAGGATAGCGTTGTCGACTCCGAAACCGAGTACCTTGCGAAGGGTCTCTTCCGCCTGGGGAGGGCCCATGGAAAGAGCGGTGACATGGCCGCCATGAAGATCGCGCAGCTGCAGCGCTGCCTCGACTGCGTGCAGGTCGAAGGGATTGATGACAGAGGGGATTCCCTGCCTGATCAGGCTGCCGGTCTCGGGGTCGATCCGGACCTGGGTGGTGTCGGGAACCTGCTTGACACAGACGACTGAATGTATGGCCTACCGCCCCCTCAGTTGTTCCGGTTCGGTCAAGCCAGGGATCTGAGTGCGTCTTCCCTGCTCGAATAGATGTCGAAAACGGCGTTCAGGCCGGTGATCTGGAATATCCAGTTGACGTTCTCGTCGGTGCTGACCAGGACCATGCGGCCGTCCTTGGGCTTGAGCCGCTTGACGCCGCCGATGAGCACGCCCAGCGCAGAGCTGTCGATGAAATGCACGCCGGTCATGTCTATGGCGATTTTGGTCACGTCGTCCTCCAGCGCCGCCAGCAGGTTCTCCTTAAGATGCGGCGCGGTATAGAGGTCCAGCTCGCCATCTACTGTGATGATGGCTATGCCATCGTCTGTACGTTCGCTCTCGATGTTCAGTTCCATGCATCTCCTCCGCTGTTCTTCGTATCTGGGGGACGTATAATTCTATCACTATTGTGCGGACTCGAAACATTTTCAGCCGCGGTTTGTTTTGGATTTCACCCCCGTGGTATGACAAGATATCCTATGCGCCGGCCATGTGGCGCCATAACCTGAAAGCCTTTCAGAAAGGAGAACGAGATGAAGGTCAAGATCGAACCGAGGGACGAATGCCTGGGCGACGGCATCTGCGCCGATGAGTGCCCTGAGGTTTTTGAGATGGATGACGAAGGCCTGGCCATCGTAGTGAACGCCGAGCCGTCAGACGACCTGCGCGAGGCCGTCCAGAACGCCTGTGACGAATGCCCCGCGGAAATCATCAGCATCGAGGACTAGCAGAAAAGGAGCAGTCGTGAGAAAAGCATTTTTAATCATAGCCGGCATAACCATTCTGGCGGCGTTTGCCCTGGCTGTATCCGCCTGTGGCGAAGAGACCAGCACCAGCAGCAATAACGGCGCGATTTCTACAGCCGCGGAAAAATCATCGGTGATCAGCATCTCGGGCAGCAGGTTCGACCCGGCGGAACTGACAGTGGATGTCGGCACCACCGTGACCTGGTCGAACAACGATTCGACGACCCATACAGTGACGGCCCCTAGCGGCGCCTTCAATTCAGGCGACCTGAAGCCGGGCCAGAACTTCGGCTATACATTCAACGAGGCCGGGACCTACGAATATGGATGCACCATCCATCCGTCCATGAAGGGTTCGGTCACTGTAAAGTAGCGCGTTCCAGCCCGTCGCGCCGGCTCAGTCCGCGCGCACGGTTTTGCTACTTCCTGTCAGCCACGCGTGAAGCGGAGGCTACATGAGCCCTGAGCTCCTCATATATTCGATGCCCGGTTGACCGCATTGCATCAGCCTCAAGGACCTCCTCCGTGGGAGGGGGATAGAGTTCAGGTCGGTCGATGTGGAGGGAGACCGGCGGGCGCTCGCGGAGATGAAGGAGCGCACCGGCAAGTCGTATGTGCCCCAGGTCTTTATCGGTGACGAGTACATCGGCGGCTACGAGGACTTCCTGGTGCAGGACGCCCGTGGCGAGATCGATCGCAAGCTCGGCCGCGAACCCAGGGAGAAGACTTCCGCTGAGGAAGAGCTTTTTGACGTGCTCATCATCGGTGGTGGACCAGCAGGCCTCACCGCCGCCGTCTATGCCGCTCGCAAGACCCTCCGGACCGTGATCATCACCGAAGAGATGGGCGGCCAGCCCATGTGGACCTCGGGGGTCGAGAACTACATGGGTTTCCAGTACATCACCGGCGCTGAGCTCATGGCCAAGTTCGAGGAGCAGGCGGCGCAGTACCGGATCGAGACCGTCACCGGCGAGAAGGTGGCTAAGCTTTACATGGAGGACGGCGTCAAGCTGGCGCTCACCCGTAGCGGCCGCCTTTACCGGGCCCGCACCGCCATCATCGCTTCCGGCAAGCAGCCGCGCCATCTCAACATCCCCGGAGAGACCGAATACGCCGGCCGTGGCGTCAGCTGGTGTTCGACCTGCGACGGCCCCGTGTTCGCGGGACAGCCGGTACTGGTGGCGGGCGGCGGCAACTCTGCCATGCAGGCGGCGCTTGAACTGGCTGCCATCTGCCCGGTCGTGAACCTGGTGTCGCTCACTGAACTGACCGGCGACGAGATCCTGATCGGCAAGGTGACAGCCGAGGAGAAGATCACGACGCACCTGCTCTGGCAGCCGGTCGAGATCAAAGGGGATGGCAGGGAAGTCCAATCCGTGGTCATCGCCTCCGTGGACGGCGGGGAGCGGCAGGAACTCGAAGCGAAGGGCGTTCTGATCGAAGTCGGGCTTTTCCCCAATTCAGGTTTTGCCGTCGACCTGGTGCAGCTGAACGCCAACGGCGAGATCGTCGTCGACTGTGACTGCAAGACCGGCGTGAAAGGCGTATACGCCGCCGGCGACGTCACCCAGGTACGCGACAAGCAGATAGTGGTGGCCGCCGGGGAGGGCGCCAAGGCGGCGCTCTCGGCCCACGATTTCCTGCTTTCTGGCCGTTGAACGGCACCCCTCCGGGTGATGGTGATCTGAGCGGCATCAGCGGAGCCGGCGCGAGGGCGCGCGACGATGTCATGGCGATGATCCGGGCGTCGCTGGCCGCCGCAGACCCCTGGGCGTTGACCCGCGGGAAACTAAGACTGGCCGCCGCCGATCCTTGGGCTCTAATGCAGGTGAACCTCCCTCTCAAAGGCGACGCGATCACGATCGTCAACACCATGCTCCTGCGCGACGCCTTCTGCGGCATCTATGTGATCGGCGCCGGCAAGGCGGCTGCTTCGATGGCCGCAGCCGTGGAGGATGCTTTCGGCGACCTGATCATCGATGGCCTGATCATCGTCAAGGACGGCTACCGGACCGTCGAGACCTCCCGCATCGAGATCATCGAAGCTGCGCATCCGGTTCCGGACGAGCGGGGAGCGGAGGGAGCGCGGCGCATCCTCGAGCTCGCGGCGAAGGCGGGAAGCAGGGGGGATCCGGCACCTTTGGAGGGCATCATCGCCAGGCCCGGCCGGGCGATCCTCATCTGTCTTGTCTCCGGCGGCGGCTCTTCGCTGCTTACCTTGCCGGCGGATGGCCTCACGCTTGAGGACATCCAGCAGACGACCACCGCGCTGCTGCGGAGTGGAGCGCCGATCGAGGAGATAAACACGGTCCGCAAGCATCTTACGCTTGCTTCCGGTGGGAAGGTGGCTCAGGCTGCCGAAGGCGCCATGGTGTTCACCCTGATCATCTCCGACGTCATCGGCGACGACCTGGGTGTCATCGCCTCGGGGCCGACCTTCCCTGATTACACGACTTATCGCAACGCCATCACGGTGCTGGAGCTGCGCGGGCTGCTTGAAAGTGTGCCGGACAGGGTGGTCGAACATCTGCGTGCCGGCGAAGCCGAGGAAAAGCAGCAGGATTTGATGGACGTATTCGCTCGGCGTGATGCGATCAGAAATGATGGGAATTTTTACATCCTGGGCTCGAATCGCACCGCCCTTGAAGCCGCGGCCGCGACTGCCTCGATGATGGGCTACAGGGTGTTCATGCTCGATGAGCCATTGACGGGCGAGGCGCGGGAAGCCGCCGCGGAGCTGGTAGACAGGGCTATCGGGCTGGCGGCCGGGAACCAGCAAACCGGCGGCAGCAGCGATCCGGAAGGGCAGCAGGAACCTGCCCGCGGGATCTGCGTTCTGGCCGGCGGCGAGACCACAGTGACGGTAACAGGCTGCGGTAGTGGCGGCAGGGCCCAGGAGTTCGCCCTGGCGGCAGCGCTGGCGATCGAAGGACGCGACGACATACTCGCCTTCGCCTTCGGAACCGACGGCACCGACGGATTCACTGATGCCGCTGGCGCAATGGCCGACGGCACTACCGTTGCCCGGGCGAAGGCTATGGGGCTCGATCCAGCCCGTCACCTGCGCGACAATGATTCCTTCCCCTTTTTCAGCGCCCTTGGCGACCTCATCATCACCGGACCGACGGGAACGAATGTAAATGACATTTACGGGGTAATGATAAACCCATGAGTCTCGAAGAAATCATCCGCGTCGGCCGCGGCGACCGTCCCGCAGACCTGCTGATCAAGAATGCCCGTGTGGTCGACGTCCTCTCCGGCGAGATCGTCAACACCGACGTGGCGCTCCATGCCGGCAGGGTAGCCGGCTTCGGCCACTACGAGGCCCAGGCCTTCATGGACCTGGAGGGCCGCTATCTGGCCCCCGGATTCATCGACGGCCATATCCACGTGGAGAGCACCATGCTGACGCCGCCGGAATTCGCCCGCGCTGTCGTCGCCCGGGGCACCAGCGCCATAGTCTGTGACCCCCACGAGATCGCCAACGTCCTCGGAGTCGAGGGCATCAGCTACATGCTGCGCGCCAGCGCCGGGCTGCCGGTGACCTTCTATGTGATGCTGCCGTCGTGCGTGCCGGCGACACAGATGGAGACATCCGGTGCCGAGCTGACCAGCGGCGACCTGGCCCTGATGCTGCCGCGCCGGCGGGTGATCGGCATCGCCGAGATGATGAACTATCCCGGAGTCATAGCCGGCGACCGCGAGGTGCTCAACAAGATCAGGATAGCCGGCCACCGGCGGGTCGACGGCCACGCGCCCGGGCTCACTGGCAAGGACCTCTGCGCCTATGTGGACGCCGGCATCCATTCCGACCATGAGTGCGTCACCGCCGAAGAGGCGCGGGAGAAACTGCAGCTTGGCATGTACATAATGATCCGCGAGGGCACCACTGAGAAGAACCTCAAGGAACTGATCAGGGTGGTGACTCCGCAGAACTCGCGGCAGTTCATGTTCGTCACCGACGACAAGCATCCCGAGGACCTGATCGAGCTGGGACACATCGACCACCTGGTGCGGATGGCCATCGCCGAAGGTGTCGAGCCGATGATGGCGATGCAGATGGCGACGATCAACACCGCCGCCTATTTCGGGCTGAAGGATGTGGGCGCCGTGGCGCCGGGATTCCGCGCCGACTTCGCCGTCATCGACGACCTGGAGAAGGTGACCGTCTCCCGGGTCATCAAGGACGGCCTGGTGGTCGCCGACGCCGGCCGCGCCCTGCACTTTGATTCGGAATCCCCGTCACGTGGCATCCGCGGTACCGTGAATATCGATAACGACAGCCTGGTCGACCTTTCGGTGAAGGCGGCGGAAACTGCCGGGGCTGGCGGAAGCGCCGTTAAAACGGCGGAAGCTCCCGGTGCTCGGGCTGGAAGCGCCGCTGGCAGGCGACTGAGGGTCATAGGCATCATCCCCGGCCAGATCACGACCGAGAAGCTGCTGGTCGAGCCGAAGGTGGTCGACGGTCTGGTGGTATCCGACCCCGAACGCGACATCCTCAAGATGGCAGTCGTGGAACGGCACACCGCCTCAGGGAATGTCGGCCTCGGTTTTGTCTGTGGCATGGGTCTCAAGCGCGGCGCCATCGCCAGCTCGGTAGCCCACGATTCCCACAACGTCATAGTCGTCGGCGTGAGCGACACCGACATGCGCGCCGCGGTCATCGAGATAGCCAAGATGAACGGCGGCGCGGTCGTGGTAGTCGACGGCCAGGCGGTCGCGTCGCTGCCGCTGCCAGTGGCGGGGCTGATGTCCGACCAGCCGATCAGGGATGTGGCTGCCGCAGTCCGCGAGGTCGTCGGCGCCGCAGAGGAGCTGGGTTGCCAGCTGCCCGACCCGCTGATCTCGCTCTCCTTCCTGGCTCTCCCCGTGGTGCCGGCACTGAAGCTGACCGACATGGGCCTGGTCGATGTGGAGCGCTTCGAGCTTGTGGGCCTCTGGGAGGATTGAGGTTCTGCTGATAGCTGTTGGCTTAAGCTGCCCCTGACGCCGGGTGATTGCGAGTCCCTGTCTGGAGGATGCCGCAGGTGGATCTCTGCGGGTTTTACCGGCACATCCGGCGGGAATACTCGTATTTCCAGCCAAAGTGCATCCAGACAGACTTCCAGGAGGTCGCAAATGCCACGCGCCATCTGGTCGGGCCCCATCAGT harbors:
- a CDS encoding electron transfer flavoprotein subunit alpha/FixB family protein; translated protein: MAGKDTGGNRSAKDTDKKRVRKAAPVAGSKADANRVPGEVWVVIEHEGAGAARVSWELMGVARSLAADLGTRPAAVLMGDGSELTDDGSGGEQLARDAFSHGAAAVYLADHPALSPFTTEPHCKTLAALVREHSPEVILLGATTRGRDLASAVATDLETGLTADCTALEIDPETKLLRQTRPAFGGNIMATIISPAHRPQMATVRPGVFPLSEAEAGATGETIKFIPELADEQPVRQLQFLPTIEEEVSFQGAHVIISGGRGLRKSQNFALLDELALELGGVVGASRAAVDAGWVSARRQVGQTGQTVRPVLYIAVGISGAIQHLAGMQHSDMIVAINNDPTAPIFDIADLGIVGDLFEVVPALIAEIRRCKEEELDTGGSKSEAVK
- a CDS encoding STAS domain-containing protein, with the translated sequence MELNIESERTDDGIAIITVDGELDLYTAPHLKENLLAALEDDVTKIAIDMTGVHFIDSSALGVLIGGVKRLKPKDGRMVLVSTDENVNWIFQITGLNAVFDIYSSREDALRSLA
- a CDS encoding ferredoxin is translated as MKVKIEPRDECLGDGICADECPEVFEMDDEGLAIVVNAEPSDDLREAVQNACDECPAEIISIED
- a CDS encoding cupredoxin family copper-binding protein, whose translation is MAVSACGEETSTSSNNGAISTAAEKSSVISISGSRFDPAELTVDVGTTVTWSNNDSTTHTVTAPSGAFNSGDLKPGQNFGYTFNEAGTYEYGCTIHPSMKGSVTVK
- a CDS encoding electron transfer flavoprotein subunit beta/FixA family protein, encoding MHSVVCVKQVPDTTQVRIDPETGSLIRQGIPSVINPFDLHAVEAALQLRDLHGGHVTALSMGPPQAEETLRKVLGFGVDNAILLSDRAFAGADTLATTHALAAAIRRIAEAEPVDLVICGKQSIDGDTGQVGPGLAHRLGMSQVTYICGLDTLDLDAGVIRAWRQLESGRELLEAKLPAALTITEVCNQIRYASLPSLIAAAEKPVEVWGVDDIEVDRARLGLKGSPTRVNKIFAPPMRERGEVFDTAESSSAEAAAAVLDRLRKHGLKICRSD
- the ade gene encoding adenine deaminase; this encodes MSLEEIIRVGRGDRPADLLIKNARVVDVLSGEIVNTDVALHAGRVAGFGHYEAQAFMDLEGRYLAPGFIDGHIHVESTMLTPPEFARAVVARGTSAIVCDPHEIANVLGVEGISYMLRASAGLPVTFYVMLPSCVPATQMETSGAELTSGDLALMLPRRRVIGIAEMMNYPGVIAGDREVLNKIRIAGHRRVDGHAPGLTGKDLCAYVDAGIHSDHECVTAEEAREKLQLGMYIMIREGTTEKNLKELIRVVTPQNSRQFMFVTDDKHPEDLIELGHIDHLVRMAIAEGVEPMMAMQMATINTAAYFGLKDVGAVAPGFRADFAVIDDLEKVTVSRVIKDGLVVADAGRALHFDSESPSRGIRGTVNIDNDSLVDLSVKAAETAGAGGSAVKTAEAPGARAGSAAGRRLRVIGIIPGQITTEKLLVEPKVVDGLVVSDPERDILKMAVVERHTASGNVGLGFVCGMGLKRGAIASSVAHDSHNVIVVGVSDTDMRAAVIEIAKMNGGAVVVVDGQAVASLPLPVAGLMSDQPIRDVAAAVREVVGAAEELGCQLPDPLISLSFLALPVVPALKLTDMGLVDVERFELVGLWED
- a CDS encoding DUF4147 domain-containing protein — its product is MNGTPPGDGDLSGISGAGARARDDVMAMIRASLAAADPWALTRGKLRLAAADPWALMQVNLPLKGDAITIVNTMLLRDAFCGIYVIGAGKAAASMAAAVEDAFGDLIIDGLIIVKDGYRTVETSRIEIIEAAHPVPDERGAEGARRILELAAKAGSRGDPAPLEGIIARPGRAILICLVSGGGSSLLTLPADGLTLEDIQQTTTALLRSGAPIEEINTVRKHLTLASGGKVAQAAEGAMVFTLIISDVIGDDLGVIASGPTFPDYTTYRNAITVLELRGLLESVPDRVVEHLRAGEAEEKQQDLMDVFARRDAIRNDGNFYILGSNRTALEAAAATASMMGYRVFMLDEPLTGEAREAAAELVDRAIGLAAGNQQTGGSSDPEGQQEPARGICVLAGGETTVTVTGCGSGGRAQEFALAAALAIEGRDDILAFAFGTDGTDGFTDAAGAMADGTTVARAKAMGLDPARHLRDNDSFPFFSALGDLIITGPTGTNVNDIYGVMINP
- a CDS encoding FAD-dependent oxidoreductase; the protein is MKERTGKSYVPQVFIGDEYIGGYEDFLVQDARGEIDRKLGREPREKTSAEEELFDVLIIGGGPAGLTAAVYAARKTLRTVIITEEMGGQPMWTSGVENYMGFQYITGAELMAKFEEQAAQYRIETVTGEKVAKLYMEDGVKLALTRSGRLYRARTAIIASGKQPRHLNIPGETEYAGRGVSWCSTCDGPVFAGQPVLVAGGGNSAMQAALELAAICPVVNLVSLTELTGDEILIGKVTAEEKITTHLLWQPVEIKGDGREVQSVVIASVDGGERQELEAKGVLIEVGLFPNSGFAVDLVQLNANGEIVVDCDCKTGVKGVYAAGDVTQVRDKQIVVAAGEGAKAALSAHDFLLSGR